In one window of Musa acuminata AAA Group cultivar baxijiao chromosome BXJ3-2, Cavendish_Baxijiao_AAA, whole genome shotgun sequence DNA:
- the LOC135631457 gene encoding long chain acyl-CoA synthetase 9, chloroplastic-like produces the protein MLRESNDAKKRGLLVDAGGEPGYAVRNHRFASPVESLWEGVSTLAELFEQSCKRFACKPLLGSRELISRETEVSQDGRSFEKLHLGNYQWLSYDEAFKAVCNIASGLLQLGIKKNDHIAIFCETRAEWFLALQGCFRRNLTVVTVYASLGEHALCHSLNETEVSTVICGHKELRKLIGISGQLDTVKHVIYIGEDSISTEVSLAKENTSWMITSFTEVERMGTEKPVDADLPLSSDLAVIMYTSGSTGLPKGVMMTHGNVLATVSAVMTINPSIGTKDIYMAYLPLAHIFELAAEIGMVAAGISVGYGSLLTLTDTSNKIKKGTKGDASVLRPTLMAAVPAILDRVRDAVRKKVDAKGGLSKKLFDVAYGRRMAAINGSWFGAWGLEKVLWDYIVFRKVRAVLGGHVRHLLSGAAPLSGDTQRFINICLGALIGQGYGLTETCGGGTFSDHDDTSVGRAGAPLPCSYVKLIDWPEGGYLVTDSPMPRGEIVIGGPNVTSGYFKNEEKTKEAYKVDERGMRWFYTGDIGRFHPDGCLEIIDRKKDIVKLQHGEYVSLGKVEAALIVSPYVDNIMLHADPFHSFCVALIVSAQHALEGWASNQGISYSDFSDLCQREETVEEVQGSLLKAAKQAGLDKFEIPAKIKLIPDPWTPESGQVTAALKLKREIIRKAYADDLEKLYA, from the exons atgttacgggAGTCGAACGACGCAAAGAAACGAGGGTTGCTAGTTGATGCTGGTGGAGAACCTGGATATGCGGTTCGCAACCACCGTTTCGCTTCTCCTGTGGAATCTCTTTGGGAGGGTGTCTCAACGCTGGCTGAGCTATTTGAGCAATCTTGCAAACGCTTTGCATGCAAGCCTCTGCTCGGATCTCGGGAACTTATATCGAGGGAAACAGAAGTGAGCCAGGATGGGAGATCCTTTGAGAAGCTCCATCTGGGAAACTATCAGTGGCTCAGTTATGATGAGGCTTTCAAAGCTGTCTGCAATATTGCATCTGGTCTACTGCAACTTGGTATCAAAAAGAATGATCACATCGCGATATTTTGCGAGACACGAGCAGAGTGGTTTCTTGCTCTACAG GGTTGCTTCAGGCGAAATCTCACCGTGGTTACTGTATATGCTTCACTGGGGGAACATGCTCTTTGTCACTCACTAAATGAG ACAGAGGTCTCAACTGTAATTTGCGGACATAAGGAGCTTAGAAAACTGATTGGCATAAGCGGACAACTTGACactgtaaaacatgtaatttatatTGGTGAGGACAGCATTTCAACTGAGGTTTCACTGGCCAAGGAGAATACCAGTTGGATGATCACATCATTTACTGAAGTAGAAAGGATGGGCACGGAAAAGCCTGTAGATGCAGATCTGCCTCTTTCATCCGATCTCGCCGTGATAATGTATACAAGTGGTAGCACCGGTTTGCCAAAG GGAGTGATGATGACGCATGGCAATGTTCTAGCTACAGTTTCAGCTGTTATGACTATCAACCCTTCCATTGGGACTAAAGATATATACATGGCATACCTGCCGCTAGCTCATATTTTTGAGTTGGCTGCTGAG ATTGGAATGGTTGCTGCAGGCATTTCTGTAGGGTATGGTTCACTTCTGACTCTCACTGATACATCAAACAAGATAAAGAAAGGAACAAAAGGAGATGCCTCAGTCTTGAGACCTACATTGATGGCTGCTGTACCTGCTATCCTTGATCGTGTTCGTGATGCTGTGCGGAAGAAG gtAGATGCTAAGGGTGGGTTGTCGAAGAAATTATTTGATGTTGCATATGGTCGTAGGATGGCTGCAATCAATGGAAGCTGGTTTGGAGCATGGGGTTTAGAGAAGGTTCTATGGGATTATATTGTCTTCAGAAAAGTTCGAGCAGTTTTAGGAGGTCATGTACGTCATCTTCTCTCTGGTGCAGCTCCTCTTTCTGGTGATACTCAGAGATTTATCAACATATGCCTCGG GGCTCTAATAGGACAAGGTTATGGTCTGACAGAAACTTGTGGTGGTGGAACATTTTCAGACCACGATGATACATCTGTTGGCCGTGCTGGTGCTCCACTTCCCTGCTCATATGTCAAG CTGATTGATTGGCCAGAAGGCGGATATTTAGTTACCGATTCACCGATGCCCAGAGGGGAAATTGTCATAGGAGGCCCAAATGTCACTTCCGGGTACTTCAAAAATGAAGAGAAAACAAAAGAAGCTTacaag GTTGATGAGAGAGGAATGCGGTGGTTTTACACTGGTGATATCGGAAGGTTTCATCCTGATGGCTGCCTAGAGATCATTGATCGTAAAAAAGACATAGTGAAGCTTCAGCATGGTGAATACGTTTCTCTGGGAAAG GTTGAGGCTGCTCTAATTGTGAGCCCATATGTGGACAACATCATGCTGCATGCCGATCCTTTTCACAGCTTCTGTGTTGCACTAATTGTTTCTGCACAACATGCATTAGAAGGTTGGGCTTCAAATCAAGGAATAAGCTACAGTGATTTCTCAGATCTATGCCAAAGGGAAGAAACTGTGGAAGAAGTGCAAGGTTCCTTGTTGAAG GCGGCAAAACAGGCAGGATTGGACAAGTTTGAGATCCCAGCTAAGATCAAGTTGATTCCTGACCCATGGACTCCAGAATCTGGTCAGGTCACTGCAGCACTCAAGCTCAAGAGAGAAATCATAAGAAAGGCATACGCTGATGACCTTGAAAAGCTATATGCGTGA
- the LOC103976050 gene encoding uncharacterized protein LOC103976050: protein MADTRNGSRTCNRSRQSKMQVQRKAKNSLSWGFLRRWLSCKDQNDVQGKKKSNKTACSVSFCRMRNSPSVVKPEITTPESSKRLAATSSLNTPGRSFRSPSKDISGAISTSFSSHSSASITASVTSSSSSLGGSFKGMHLRKLSGCYECHVMADPTNGPSRDASMRATICPCPDCGEVFMRSETLELHQAISHAVSELGAEDTSRNIIEIIFQSSWLKNQTPVCKIDRILKVHNTQKAITRFEDYRDSIKMKANKLGKKHPRCVADGNELLRFYSTTCACSLGLHRSTSLCQSIKHCNVCSIIRDGLKLDELGKIRTMATSGMAHDMTHASSDDENRAMLVCRVIAGRVKKSQEAAEEFDSVTGVAGAYSNMDELFVFSPKAILPCFVVIYRSF, encoded by the exons ATGGCAGATACAAGGAATGGAAGTAGGACCTGCAACAGAAGCAGACAGAGTAAGATGCAAGTTCAAAGGAAGGCCAAGAACTCACTCTCCTGGGGGTTCCTGAGACGCTGGCTCTCGTGTAAAGATCAGAATGATGTACAAGGGAAGAAGAAATCCAACAAGACTGCATGCTCTGTGTCTTTCTGTAGAATGAGGAACAGCCCAAGTGTTGTCAAGCCAGAGATCACCACACCTGAGTCTTCCAAGAGACTGGCCGCGACCAGCAGTCTTAATACTCCCGGCAGATCCTTCAGGTCTCCTTCCAAAGATATCAGTGGAGCTATTTCCACCTCCTTCTCCTCTCATTCATCTGCTTCCATCACTGCCTCTGttacatcatcatcttcttctctgGGAGGATCTTTCAAAGGAATGCACCTGAGAAAGTTATCCGGGTGCTACGAGTGTCATGTGATGGCTGATCCCACTAATGGGCCATCAAGGGATGCTTCCATGAGGGCTACCATCTGTCCTTGCCCTGACTGTGGGGAGGTCTTCATGAGGTCTGAGACTTTGGAGCTTCACCAGGCAATTAGCCATGCAG TATCGGAATTGGGTGCTGAAGACACAAGCAGAAACATAATTGAAATCATCTTCCAATCAAGCTGGCTCAAGAATCAAACTCCAGTCTGCAAGATAGACAGGATACTGAAGGTCCACAACACCCAGAAGGCCATCACAAGGTTCGAGGACTACAGAGACTCCATAAAGATGAAAGCCAACAAGCTCGGGAAGAAGCACCCAAGGTGTGTTGCAGACGGGAATGAACTCTTAAGATTCTACTCCACCACTTGTGCGTGCTCCCTCGGCCTCCATAGATCCACCAGCCTATGTCAATCCATCAAACACTGCAACGTGTGCAGCATTATTCGAGATGGGTTGAAACTGGATGAGCTGGGAAAGATACGAACGATGGCCACCAGTGGGATGGCACATGACATGACTCATGCTTCATCAGATGATGAGAACAGGGCAATGCTTGTGTGCAGGGTAATTGCAGGAAGAGTGAAGAAGAGCCAAGAAGCTGCTGAGGAGTTTGATTCAGTCACTGGTGTGGCAGGAGCTTACTCAAATATGGATGAGCTCTTTGTTTTCAGTCCTAAAGCCATCTTACCTTGCTTTGTTGTGATATATAGAAGCTTTTAG